A genomic segment from Acidimicrobiales bacterium encodes:
- a CDS encoding patatin-like phospholipase family protein — protein MTYRDRIHAPGPKRLLALDGGGIRGILSLEILAKLEGDLREATGRADLVLADAFDYIGGTSTGAIIATGLALGFDTQRLRTLYLERGAEMFDRARLRDRVRHLYDDEPLAAILRDELGADTTLGSEDLRTLLLVVLRNATTDSPWPLSNNPAAMFNDRALPDCNLDLPLWQLVRASTAAPIYFPPETVRLGGNEFVFVDGGITPFNNPALQLFVMATAPAYRLGWSTGVDELLLVSVGTGSAERPRPDLEAHDLHVLNQVVSAMGALLGSAATQQDMLCRLLGDCRAGPPIDLEVGDLRGGDRLLADPLFTYVRYDLDLTRANLDALGFVDVAVEQVLPLDSVAHLDVLGAVGAAMAERIVDIAHLDGFLPAAP, from the coding sequence ATGACGTACCGCGACCGCATCCACGCACCCGGGCCGAAGCGCCTCCTCGCGCTCGACGGAGGCGGCATCCGAGGGATCCTCAGCCTCGAGATCCTGGCCAAGCTCGAAGGCGACCTCCGGGAGGCGACCGGCCGCGCCGACCTCGTGCTGGCCGACGCCTTCGACTACATCGGGGGGACGAGCACCGGCGCCATCATCGCCACAGGCCTCGCGTTGGGGTTCGACACGCAGCGGCTGCGGACGCTCTACCTCGAGCGCGGGGCGGAGATGTTCGATCGGGCCCGCCTGCGCGATCGGGTCCGTCACCTCTACGACGACGAGCCGCTGGCCGCGATCCTCCGCGACGAGCTCGGCGCCGACACCACGCTCGGCAGCGAGGACCTCCGCACATTGCTCCTGGTCGTGTTGCGCAACGCCACCACCGACTCGCCCTGGCCGCTCAGCAACAACCCGGCGGCGATGTTCAACGACCGGGCCCTGCCCGACTGCAACCTCGATCTGCCCCTGTGGCAGCTCGTGCGGGCCAGCACCGCCGCCCCGATCTACTTCCCTCCCGAGACGGTGCGTCTCGGCGGCAACGAGTTCGTCTTCGTCGATGGCGGGATCACCCCGTTCAACAACCCGGCGCTCCAGCTGTTCGTGATGGCCACCGCGCCCGCGTACCGACTGGGGTGGTCGACCGGGGTCGACGAGCTCCTGCTCGTCTCCGTGGGCACGGGGAGTGCCGAACGCCCGCGACCCGACCTCGAGGCCCACGACCTGCACGTGCTCAACCAGGTGGTGTCGGCGATGGGCGCGCTCCTCGGGTCGGCGGCGACGCAACAGGACATGCTGTGCCGCCTGCTCGGCGACTGTCGGGCGGGCCCGCCGATCGACCTGGAGGTCGGAGACCTGCGCGGCGGGGACCGACTGCTGGCCGACCCGCTGTTCACCTACGTGAGGTACGACCTCGACCTGACCCGGGCCAACCTCGATGCACTCGGATTCGTGGACGTGGCCGTGGAGCAGGTCCTCCCCCTGGACTCGGTGGCGCACCTCGACGTGCTGGGCGCGGTCGGCGCCGCGATGGCAGAGCGCATCGTCGACATCGCCCACCTCGACGGCTTCCTCCCGGCGGCGCCCTGA
- a CDS encoding NAD-binding protein, with protein sequence MTTTPAEVPKVRRGDPVLRWLRRHQWLLLGALIVVGAGLGLIGWRKQEPTWGWVDVVYADFGMVTFWSGPSTTNNWYLGVARFLLPLALGFTALFGLYAAFHDRLMAMRAGFLKGHVIVVGLGDKGFGFAESARTQGASVLVIDLEPKGTNLEACRRLGIHTMTGDARDPDVLVAAGVDRARDLVAVGPSDDVNAAVAVRAMELSAGRQGSVLRCLVHIEDGDLANLLRLRQFRRSDAPGARIDFFSLSVSGAQLLLDRYPPHLDGGRSGSIWLVGVDDLWDGFLAKLALAGEDRGVAEGAVSVTLVGKGAEAELAEVAWQLGDLGDRLRIGAADVDAHEFRVDAVEGVDAVRDVYVRLDTDEATLATALSLDAQLPAGVQVVACLTRTAALTGLLGEVEKAGERLQVVALVAALCNRGQIEDSAMETLARAFHGHYVSRRLAEGQDPSSNPSTVPWEELEESLRESNRDLARHIGVKLRLVGCELVPARFGDTGGFEFTAAEVDGLAPAEHDRWTADMARNGWRYAPGPKDPVVKTSPYMVPWNKVPPEIQEYDREAIRDIPEVLARVGLRIVRAG encoded by the coding sequence GTGACGACGACGCCGGCGGAGGTGCCGAAGGTACGACGTGGTGATCCGGTGCTGCGGTGGCTGCGTCGCCACCAGTGGCTGCTCCTCGGTGCGCTCATCGTGGTCGGCGCGGGGCTCGGGCTCATCGGGTGGCGCAAGCAGGAGCCCACCTGGGGCTGGGTCGACGTCGTGTACGCCGACTTCGGGATGGTCACGTTCTGGAGCGGGCCCTCGACCACCAACAACTGGTACCTCGGCGTCGCCCGCTTCCTGCTGCCGCTCGCCCTCGGCTTCACCGCGTTGTTCGGCCTCTACGCCGCCTTCCACGACCGGCTCATGGCCATGCGGGCCGGGTTCCTGAAGGGCCACGTCATCGTGGTCGGTCTCGGCGACAAGGGATTCGGCTTCGCGGAGTCGGCTCGCACCCAAGGCGCGTCCGTGCTGGTGATCGACCTCGAGCCGAAGGGCACCAACCTCGAGGCGTGCCGGCGGCTGGGCATCCACACCATGACCGGCGACGCCCGTGACCCCGACGTGCTGGTGGCCGCCGGCGTCGACCGGGCGCGCGACCTCGTCGCGGTCGGCCCGAGCGACGACGTGAACGCGGCGGTCGCCGTGCGGGCGATGGAGCTGTCGGCGGGCCGGCAGGGCTCGGTGCTGCGCTGCCTGGTGCACATCGAGGACGGCGACCTCGCGAACCTGCTTCGGCTGCGCCAGTTCCGACGCTCTGACGCGCCCGGGGCCCGGATCGACTTCTTCTCCCTGTCCGTGAGCGGGGCCCAGCTGCTGCTCGACCGCTACCCACCACACCTCGACGGCGGACGGAGCGGTTCGATCTGGCTCGTCGGCGTCGACGACCTCTGGGACGGGTTCCTCGCGAAGCTGGCGCTCGCGGGTGAGGATCGCGGGGTCGCAGAGGGGGCGGTGTCGGTGACCCTCGTGGGGAAGGGGGCGGAGGCCGAGCTCGCCGAGGTGGCGTGGCAGCTGGGCGACCTCGGCGACCGACTGCGGATCGGCGCCGCCGACGTCGACGCGCACGAGTTCCGGGTCGATGCGGTCGAGGGTGTCGACGCGGTCCGAGACGTCTACGTGCGCCTGGACACCGACGAGGCCACGCTCGCGACGGCGCTGTCGCTCGACGCCCAACTCCCCGCAGGCGTGCAGGTGGTGGCGTGCCTGACCCGCACGGCGGCGCTGACCGGTCTGCTCGGCGAGGTCGAGAAGGCCGGCGAACGCCTCCAGGTCGTCGCGCTTGTGGCGGCGCTGTGCAACCGGGGTCAGATCGAGGACTCGGCGATGGAGACGCTGGCGCGCGCCTTCCACGGCCACTACGTGTCGCGGCGCCTCGCCGAGGGTCAGGACCCCTCGTCGAACCCCTCGACCGTGCCCTGGGAGGAGCTCGAGGAGTCGCTCCGCGAGTCCAACCGCGACCTCGCCCGCCACATCGGCGTGAAGCTCCGCCTCGTCGGATGCGAGCTGGTGCCGGCTCGGTTCGGCGACACCGGCGGCTTCGAGTTCACGGCCGCCGAGGTGGACGGTCTCGCTCCGGCCGAGCACGACCGATGGACCGCCGACATGGCCCGCAACGGTTGGCGTTACGCACCGGGTCCGAAGGATCCGGTCGTGAAGACGTCGCCCTACATGGTGCCGTGGAACAAGGTCCCGCCGGAGATCCAGGAGTACGACCGCGAGGCCATCCGGGACATCCCCGAGGTGCTGGCCCGCGTGGGCCTGCGCATCGTGCGGGCGGGTTGA
- a CDS encoding helix-turn-helix transcriptional regulator, translated as MPASSFLHAARTSRGWSQRELARRCGVAQPSLSDIETGDRDTTVAKLEQILRATGHRLVSIPTTRPTVAEWALALRDEADRPAVVNKSLVEFSNDLRGAEPTTAIALTIAAPETTNDQRVDAALAAIVDHSLVQRGLPTPTWVDEPSRFSSVEWDLIEHPDLRLAARATVPRAFARRNVYIPREFFDSV; from the coding sequence GTGCCCGCAAGCTCGTTCCTCCACGCCGCCCGCACCAGCCGCGGCTGGTCGCAGCGTGAGCTCGCCCGCCGCTGCGGCGTCGCCCAGCCCTCCCTGTCCGACATCGAGACCGGTGACCGCGACACGACCGTGGCCAAGCTCGAGCAGATTCTGCGCGCCACCGGGCACCGCCTCGTGTCGATCCCCACCACCCGCCCGACGGTCGCCGAATGGGCCCTCGCATTGCGCGACGAGGCCGACCGACCCGCGGTCGTGAACAAGTCGCTGGTCGAGTTCAGCAACGATCTCCGTGGTGCGGAGCCGACGACCGCCATTGCGTTGACCATCGCCGCCCCGGAGACCACGAACGACCAACGCGTCGACGCCGCATTGGCGGCCATCGTCGATCACTCGTTGGTCCAACGGGGCCTGCCCACGCCCACCTGGGTCGACGAGCCGTCTCGGTTCTCCTCGGTCGAGTGGGACCTGATCGAGCACCCCGACCTTCGCCTCGCGGCACGGGCAACGGTTCCGCGGGCCTTCGCGCGACGAAACGTGTACATCCCGCGCGAGTTCTTCGACAGCGTCTGA
- a CDS encoding tetratricopeptide repeat protein gives MTDGIFISYRRDDSLGWSGRIYDQLWPVFGKDRVFFDLDSLYPGSDWDEAIDRTVEQAAIVVLIVGPRWATLEDKRGNPRIHDENDKHAYEVATALASGKPVIPVTIDGAVMPDAAELPESLQRLTKKQAFTLTPAAYYHEIKVLVDLLARVVQPLGEGAAGAAPDVVATASGATSAVAPTAVDEPPPAPAGESAATAPVDDPEGPDALDHDPPLGPVDPADSPDEGPTGGPTPPPDPADGAEAEDGRAGGELDAANEAEQRALDLARSDEFGEALRIERGVLEVRTRLLREDHPHTLLARSNIGLWLAATGEVEEAERELRRTLGDRQRVLGPQHAETLATQVELANLLYRQGDVAGAKALEVQVLEARRRTLGDTHPDTLTAMRNLVISQRALAQFDEAVPLLRELAEVAGSQEGARSPGHLDARQALALSLFDGGDVAEALAVQRAVVADWAATPDEPGGFAAQFVLGCWLRESGDLAGAREVEQRSLSGRARVLGPDDPETLDSAANLAVTLFQLNDLVGSKALFADVVERRRRVLGPDHADTLSAERALDSAELAGVELPDDRHGLPSVDAPTGVTPDPPSADPPSTVLPSAEPPSGDRVPAPAPAPAVDTAAPPSAEGPVLRVAPDGGGDHESIAAALRVAVEETTVVVAPGQYPGTVVVNHPGVRIIAEAAPGSVVVTAENAACVVVNGTGCALEGLVLVRQGKKDGPVVEVLGGDLLVDRCDLSGSGTGSVVGVSAPKAAVHVRDSEVHDVGTGVEGRTLTVEDTRFRSVSDVAVDAKSGERLDVARTTIEGSRHEGIRMGSTAVVLGRVTGRIVGCQLVACGDVVRAAVGVGKGCTLHMEDCRIEQAEGFGLEVGKTGEAALVDTQFLDIGQKFLRDKANKPFQGAIKLGKGAGLDLTRVQLDGHPLDPSG, from the coding sequence ATGACCGACGGGATCTTCATCAGCTATCGGCGGGACGACAGCCTCGGCTGGAGCGGTCGGATCTACGACCAGCTGTGGCCCGTCTTCGGCAAGGACCGGGTCTTCTTCGACCTCGATTCGCTCTATCCCGGGTCGGACTGGGACGAGGCCATCGATCGGACGGTGGAGCAGGCGGCGATCGTGGTGCTCATCGTGGGCCCCCGGTGGGCCACCCTCGAGGACAAGCGGGGGAACCCCCGCATCCACGACGAGAACGACAAGCACGCCTACGAGGTGGCCACCGCGCTCGCCTCGGGCAAGCCGGTCATCCCGGTGACGATCGACGGGGCGGTCATGCCCGACGCGGCCGAGCTTCCCGAATCACTCCAGCGGCTGACCAAGAAGCAGGCGTTCACCCTCACGCCGGCCGCGTACTACCACGAGATCAAGGTGCTCGTGGATCTCCTGGCCCGGGTCGTGCAGCCGCTCGGAGAGGGGGCCGCAGGCGCCGCGCCTGACGTGGTCGCCACGGCCAGCGGGGCGACCAGCGCGGTCGCTCCCACCGCGGTCGACGAGCCCCCGCCGGCGCCGGCCGGCGAGTCCGCGGCCACCGCGCCGGTGGACGATCCGGAGGGCCCGGACGCTCTGGACCATGACCCGCCCTTGGGTCCGGTCGATCCCGCGGATTCCCCTGACGAAGGACCGACTGGTGGCCCCACCCCGCCGCCCGACCCAGCCGACGGGGCCGAGGCGGAGGACGGTCGAGCTGGTGGCGAGCTCGACGCAGCCAACGAGGCCGAGCAACGCGCGCTCGACCTCGCCCGGTCCGACGAGTTCGGCGAGGCGCTCCGCATCGAGCGGGGCGTCCTCGAGGTGCGCACCCGCCTCCTGCGTGAGGATCACCCGCACACCCTCTTGGCGCGATCGAACATCGGGCTCTGGCTGGCCGCCACGGGCGAGGTCGAGGAAGCCGAGCGGGAGCTGCGCCGCACGCTCGGGGATCGACAGCGGGTGCTCGGGCCCCAGCACGCCGAGACCCTCGCCACCCAGGTCGAGCTCGCCAACCTCCTCTACCGCCAAGGGGACGTCGCCGGGGCCAAGGCGCTCGAGGTGCAGGTGCTCGAGGCCCGCCGCCGCACGCTCGGTGACACCCATCCCGACACCTTGACCGCCATGAGGAACCTGGTCATCTCCCAGCGCGCGCTCGCGCAGTTCGACGAGGCCGTCCCCCTCCTGCGGGAGCTCGCCGAGGTCGCCGGGAGCCAGGAGGGGGCCCGGTCGCCCGGGCACCTCGACGCCCGGCAGGCGCTCGCGCTGTCCCTCTTCGACGGGGGGGACGTCGCCGAGGCCCTCGCCGTCCAGCGGGCGGTGGTGGCGGACTGGGCGGCGACCCCGGACGAGCCGGGCGGGTTCGCAGCGCAGTTCGTCCTCGGATGCTGGCTCCGTGAGAGCGGCGACCTCGCCGGCGCCCGTGAGGTCGAGCAGCGCTCGCTCAGTGGGCGGGCGCGGGTGCTCGGCCCGGACGACCCCGAGACCCTCGATTCGGCCGCCAACCTGGCGGTCACCCTCTTCCAGCTCAACGACCTGGTCGGCTCCAAGGCGCTTTTCGCCGACGTCGTCGAGCGACGCCGCCGGGTGCTGGGCCCCGACCACGCCGACACCCTCTCGGCCGAGCGGGCCCTCGACAGCGCCGAGCTGGCCGGCGTCGAGCTCCCGGACGACCGGCACGGCCTGCCCTCGGTCGACGCGCCCACGGGGGTCACCCCCGACCCGCCGTCCGCCGACCCGCCGTCCACCGTGTTGCCGTCCGCCGAGCCTCCCTCCGGTGATCGGGTGCCGGCGCCCGCCCCGGCACCGGCGGTGGACACCGCCGCGCCCCCGTCGGCAGAGGGACCCGTCCTGCGGGTCGCGCCGGACGGAGGCGGCGACCACGAGAGCATCGCCGCAGCGCTGCGGGTGGCGGTCGAGGAGACGACGGTGGTCGTCGCGCCCGGGCAGTACCCGGGGACGGTCGTGGTGAACCACCCGGGCGTGCGTATCATCGCCGAGGCCGCCCCAGGAAGCGTGGTCGTCACCGCGGAGAACGCCGCGTGTGTCGTGGTCAACGGCACCGGTTGCGCGCTGGAGGGCCTCGTGCTCGTCCGTCAGGGCAAGAAGGACGGTCCCGTCGTCGAGGTCCTCGGCGGCGACTTGCTGGTCGACCGCTGCGATCTCTCCGGATCGGGCACCGGCTCGGTCGTCGGCGTCAGCGCCCCGAAGGCGGCGGTCCACGTCCGCGACAGCGAGGTCCACGACGTCGGGACCGGGGTCGAGGGCAGGACGTTGACCGTCGAGGACACCCGGTTCCGGTCCGTCTCGGACGTGGCCGTCGACGCGAAGTCGGGCGAGCGACTCGACGTGGCCCGCACGACGATCGAGGGCTCGCGCCACGAGGGCATCCGGATGGGGAGCACCGCCGTGGTGCTCGGTCGGGTGACGGGTCGCATCGTCGGGTGCCAGCTCGTGGCGTGCGGTGACGTGGTGCGGGCCGCCGTCGGCGTCGGCAAGGGCTGCACGCTGCACATGGAGGACTGCCGGATCGAGCAGGCCGAGGGCTTCGGGCTCGAGGTGGGCAAGACCGGCGAGGCCGCCCTCGTCGACACGCAGTTCCTGGACATCGGTCAGAAGTTCCTGCGCGACAAGGCCAACAAGCCCTTCCAGGGTGCGATCAAGCTCGGGAAGGGTGCGGGGCTCGACCTGACCAGGGTGCAGCTCGACGGGCACCCCCTCGACCCGTCCGGCTGA
- a CDS encoding alpha/beta hydrolase — MARHTRGRVSRWLPTVLGLVCLAGLVVVVARVMAPDSSSGTAAEPTEEGADAEPSGDAFGVTTTSSPLPDGCETVVVSPPDAADQYEGDLCVPEGVVNDTAIVLVHGGGGFGGERSDMRAWAEVYRDAGYATLSTDYLIFDETTRSPVYPEPEQDVKAAVQWLRGEGPDHGVAADHIVVHGISAGARLGGQIEVTPDDPYYQDTELWPGTSDAIDGFIGFYGYYTGLQFDEERYYGGPEDSADPLVLGRWQRADSTELAAGAVAPALLVHGADDGLVAAEQSERFGAALGAAGVDVTTRILPGEGHAFDLDEDGSLSADGEALAPEVLAWLRDHVG; from the coding sequence ATGGCACGCCACACCAGAGGCCGGGTCTCCCGGTGGCTGCCGACGGTCCTGGGCCTGGTCTGCCTCGCCGGCCTCGTGGTCGTCGTGGCCCGGGTGATGGCGCCCGACTCGTCGAGCGGCACGGCGGCCGAGCCGACCGAGGAGGGTGCCGACGCCGAGCCGTCCGGCGATGCCTTCGGGGTCACCACCACCTCATCGCCGCTGCCGGACGGGTGCGAGACGGTCGTCGTGTCCCCGCCCGACGCGGCCGACCAGTACGAGGGAGACCTGTGCGTGCCCGAGGGCGTGGTCAACGACACCGCCATCGTCCTGGTCCACGGCGGCGGCGGCTTCGGCGGCGAGCGCAGCGACATGCGGGCGTGGGCCGAGGTGTACCGCGACGCCGGCTACGCCACCCTCTCGACCGACTACCTGATCTTCGACGAAACGACCCGTTCGCCCGTCTACCCCGAGCCCGAGCAGGACGTGAAGGCCGCGGTCCAGTGGCTGCGGGGCGAGGGTCCCGACCACGGCGTGGCCGCCGATCACATCGTCGTGCACGGCATCTCGGCCGGCGCCCGCCTCGGCGGCCAGATCGAGGTGACGCCCGACGACCCGTACTACCAGGACACCGAGCTCTGGCCCGGGACGTCCGATGCCATCGATGGCTTCATCGGCTTCTACGGCTACTACACCGGCCTCCAGTTCGACGAGGAGCGCTACTACGGGGGCCCCGAGGACAGCGCGGACCCGCTCGTGCTGGGCCGCTGGCAGCGAGCCGACTCCACCGAGTTGGCCGCCGGCGCCGTCGCCCCTGCCCTGTTGGTGCACGGCGCCGACGACGGCCTCGTGGCGGCCGAGCAGAGCGAGCGCTTCGGCGCCGCCCTTGGCGCTGCGGGCGTCGACGTCACCACCCGAATCCTCCCCGGCGAGGGCCATGCCTTCGACCTCGACGAGGACGGCTCGCTGAGCGCCGACGGCGAGGCCCTCGCCCCCGAGGTCCTCGCCTGGCTCCGCGACCACGTGGGCTGA
- a CDS encoding toll/interleukin-1 receptor domain-containing protein: MGEDRFNHAGRVVLLRVDGCDPAGVFSQYAWREVGPLELLDDVSLTEILAKAASGSIAAPDNDYVDRYDVFLSRAGKESEMAQRFARCLQQAGLRVFLQNWHMQDRNFMERIDFGLSHSDRVLALLSHDYVASDYCKMEWSQVTKGEPLHESRRLVVLRVDDCQPVGLLATAPRWDLRGLTDLDDDDLTSILLDAASGTTSPLEANLGYLEHPPPIVSDEVRRSAVHFTGREDNLAALHRALAPETVPPFTAPVVIHGMGGAGKSTLAREYASRHEDAYAGIWWFNAEMDRLLSTFPEVESGFEHLGRTHFFGPSLSGDVSLAARRVYDFLRRECRAGAPAKPWLFVFDNADDEALHPWLQWKGSHAQVLLTTQAESVCNLGEHVVDLAEWALPDAHRFLQRACSRRNLTEDELHELTDAIGCLPLPLSHAAATIREDSFLTVDEYVARLTTMMNLVPSGSDYGKAVFATFQEAIAKAEQQVPGCRALMSFIACLGADGIPLSVLEAPVGTYPEPLRPVIAAGTGRTALAKLADLSLVRPASDRRTFSVHRMVQLVARDLLGEDLPSWRRHAVEVVSSLFPAFDPSDYSIYLITPDERDRAAVLEPHVDDVLAATAEEVFPSRVQLLLDFAVHLGVTGRSGVALPLVGDALAGWASVGIGGDPIRDARAHLAAAWVARRNSKMAEARIAVDRAIAILESVAEAERRDRTLAAALTESGALCWQHEDGTGAVEALTSAQRLLAEAGLDRSPEYGAACNYLGQVLYDQERFDDSLAAHELDGEICAEHFEADHPRRLVPLHNGAWARLELGEAERAHQDFLFDLDASTRLLGADHPQTAFSHEGIGDAGSRLAAQQNDPALRRDQFDRAQHHLERAVALFEQESASLGSDSAASVDLGDALQALGDHHQRAGETAEARSAFTRAAAIFSQTGRDDSPRRNYCLERLDELAEPTT; the protein is encoded by the coding sequence TTGGGCGAGGACCGCTTCAACCACGCCGGCCGCGTCGTGCTCCTCCGGGTCGACGGGTGCGACCCCGCCGGAGTCTTCAGCCAGTACGCCTGGCGGGAGGTGGGACCACTCGAGCTCCTCGACGACGTGTCGCTGACCGAGATCCTTGCGAAGGCGGCCTCCGGCAGCATCGCGGCACCCGACAACGATTACGTGGACCGGTACGACGTCTTCCTCAGCCGGGCCGGCAAGGAGAGCGAGATGGCGCAGCGCTTCGCGCGGTGCCTCCAGCAGGCGGGGCTCCGTGTGTTCCTCCAGAACTGGCACATGCAGGACCGCAACTTCATGGAGCGGATCGACTTCGGCCTGAGCCACTCGGACCGGGTCCTGGCCCTGCTCTCGCACGACTACGTCGCCAGCGACTACTGCAAGATGGAGTGGAGCCAGGTGACCAAGGGAGAACCGCTCCACGAGTCGCGCCGCTTGGTCGTCCTGCGGGTCGACGACTGCCAACCGGTGGGGCTGCTCGCCACGGCGCCCCGGTGGGATCTCCGGGGCTTGACGGATCTGGACGACGACGACCTGACGAGCATCCTGCTCGATGCCGCATCCGGCACGACCTCCCCGCTGGAGGCGAACCTCGGCTACCTCGAGCACCCTCCGCCGATCGTGAGCGACGAGGTGCGGCGGAGCGCGGTGCACTTCACCGGACGCGAGGACAACCTCGCCGCCCTCCACCGTGCGCTCGCCCCCGAGACGGTGCCGCCGTTCACCGCCCCTGTCGTCATCCACGGCATGGGAGGCGCAGGCAAGTCGACCCTCGCCCGCGAGTACGCCAGCCGTCACGAGGACGCCTATGCCGGCATCTGGTGGTTCAACGCCGAGATGGACCGCCTGCTGAGCACGTTCCCCGAGGTGGAGAGCGGCTTCGAGCACCTGGGCCGCACCCACTTCTTCGGGCCATCGCTGTCCGGTGACGTCAGCCTCGCCGCCCGCCGCGTGTACGACTTCCTGAGGCGGGAGTGCCGGGCCGGCGCGCCAGCGAAGCCGTGGCTCTTCGTCTTCGACAACGCCGACGACGAGGCCCTTCACCCCTGGCTGCAGTGGAAGGGCTCACACGCCCAGGTACTCCTCACCACCCAGGCCGAGTCCGTCTGCAACCTGGGCGAGCACGTCGTCGACCTGGCGGAGTGGGCCCTGCCCGACGCCCACCGGTTCCTCCAGCGAGCGTGCTCGCGCCGAAACCTGACCGAAGACGAGCTGCACGAGCTGACCGATGCGATCGGCTGTCTCCCCCTCCCGCTCTCGCACGCCGCGGCCACGATCCGCGAGGACAGCTTCCTCACCGTCGACGAGTACGTCGCGCGCCTCACCACGATGATGAACCTCGTCCCGTCGGGGTCCGACTACGGCAAGGCCGTGTTCGCCACCTTCCAGGAGGCGATCGCGAAGGCCGAGCAGCAAGTGCCCGGGTGTCGGGCGCTGATGTCCTTCATCGCCTGTCTCGGAGCCGACGGCATCCCTCTCTCGGTACTCGAGGCCCCCGTCGGGACCTACCCCGAGCCACTCCGGCCCGTCATCGCCGCCGGGACCGGTCGTACCGCCCTGGCCAAGCTGGCCGACCTCTCGCTCGTGCGGCCGGCATCCGACCGCCGCACCTTCTCGGTGCACCGCATGGTGCAGCTGGTCGCCCGCGATCTTCTGGGCGAAGACCTCCCGAGCTGGCGGCGGCACGCGGTCGAGGTCGTGAGCTCCCTGTTCCCCGCGTTCGACCCGAGTGACTACTCGATCTACCTGATCACCCCGGACGAACGCGACCGGGCCGCCGTCCTCGAACCGCACGTGGACGACGTGCTCGCGGCGACGGCCGAGGAGGTGTTCCCGTCGAGGGTCCAGCTCCTGCTCGACTTCGCCGTCCACCTCGGCGTGACCGGCCGTTCCGGTGTTGCCCTCCCGCTCGTGGGAGACGCCCTCGCCGGCTGGGCGTCGGTCGGGATCGGCGGCGATCCGATCCGAGACGCCAGGGCCCACCTCGCCGCGGCATGGGTGGCTCGTCGCAACTCGAAGATGGCCGAGGCCCGGATCGCCGTCGACCGGGCGATCGCGATCCTCGAGAGCGTGGCCGAGGCGGAGCGGCGCGACCGGACGCTCGCGGCCGCCCTGACCGAATCGGGAGCCCTGTGCTGGCAACACGAGGATGGCACCGGCGCCGTCGAGGCCCTCACGAGCGCCCAACGCCTGCTGGCCGAAGCGGGCCTCGACCGGAGCCCCGAGTACGGCGCCGCGTGCAACTACCTGGGTCAGGTGCTCTACGACCAGGAGCGATTCGACGACTCCCTGGCCGCACACGAGCTCGACGGAGAGATCTGCGCCGAGCACTTCGAGGCCGACCACCCCCGCCGTCTCGTCCCGCTCCACAACGGCGCCTGGGCGAGGCTCGAGCTGGGTGAGGCCGAGCGGGCCCACCAGGACTTCCTGTTCGACCTCGACGCCTCGACGCGGTTGCTCGGCGCCGACCATCCACAGACGGCGTTCTCACACGAGGGCATCGGTGACGCTGGCAGCCGGCTGGCCGCCCAGCAGAACGATCCGGCGCTCCGACGGGACCAGTTCGACCGGGCACAGCACCACCTCGAGCGCGCCGTCGCGCTCTTCGAGCAGGAGTCCGCCTCGCTCGGCTCGGACTCGGCGGCGTCGGTCGACCTCGGCGATGCACTCCAGGCCCTGGGGGACCATCACCAACGGGCCGGCGAGACGGCCGAGGCCCGCTCCGCGTTCACGCGTGCCGCGGCGATCTTCTCGCAGACCGGGCGCGACGACTCCCCTCGGCGCAACTACTGCCTGGAGCGCCTCGACGAGCTCGCCGAACCCACGACGTGA